One Leucobacter muris DNA segment encodes these proteins:
- a CDS encoding glycosyltransferase family protein: MSSFFSRAAAWAIKHRSKLPSWAQRLMESAARNPDGFMGRMTGRLLGGGDAPNTTAPEADVRVYIAPTNYAGQGYLWARALEAADDRVGARNMAISLPGDYAFEADTPVPIAAFNSSAEWGELEWEAAQRFTHVLVEAERPMFGRRFGHDLRAEVAALEAAGVSVAYICHGNDIRDPDRHAALTPWSLFPDDPRTDFFRSEARANLALLTELGGPVFISTPDLSADVPDASWCPVIVDLVRFGGETPPVFARDRVSVVHASSDPFGKGSDYIEPALEPLIASGLVDYRLVTSTPAAQMPSVFASADIVIDQFRAGSYGVAACEAMASGRVVVGHVMPLAREFITRQTGLELPIVEATPDTLRTVVEELAADPARAREIAEAGRRYVSAVHSGAESARALVERWIGA; encoded by the coding sequence ATGAGCTCCTTCTTCTCGAGGGCGGCCGCCTGGGCGATCAAGCACCGCTCGAAGCTGCCCTCCTGGGCGCAGCGCCTCATGGAGTCGGCGGCCCGCAACCCCGACGGGTTCATGGGGCGCATGACCGGTCGCCTGCTCGGAGGGGGCGACGCACCCAACACGACCGCACCGGAGGCCGACGTGCGCGTGTACATCGCCCCCACCAACTACGCGGGTCAGGGGTACCTCTGGGCGAGGGCGCTCGAGGCCGCCGACGACCGGGTCGGCGCCCGCAACATGGCCATCTCGCTCCCCGGCGATTACGCCTTCGAGGCCGACACCCCGGTGCCCATCGCCGCATTCAACTCCTCCGCCGAGTGGGGCGAGCTCGAGTGGGAGGCGGCGCAACGGTTCACCCACGTGCTCGTCGAGGCCGAACGACCGATGTTCGGGCGTCGCTTCGGCCATGACCTGCGCGCCGAGGTGGCGGCGCTCGAGGCCGCCGGAGTCTCTGTGGCATATATCTGTCACGGCAATGATATCCGCGATCCCGATCGCCACGCCGCCCTCACCCCCTGGTCGCTGTTCCCCGACGATCCCCGCACCGACTTCTTCCGGTCGGAGGCCCGGGCGAACCTCGCGCTCCTCACGGAGCTCGGCGGCCCGGTCTTCATCTCGACGCCGGATCTCAGCGCCGACGTGCCCGACGCCTCCTGGTGCCCCGTCATCGTCGATCTCGTGCGCTTCGGCGGCGAGACCCCACCCGTCTTCGCGCGCGATCGCGTGAGCGTCGTGCACGCCTCGAGCGACCCGTTCGGCAAGGGCTCCGACTACATCGAACCGGCGCTCGAGCCCCTCATCGCGTCGGGCCTCGTCGACTACCGTCTGGTCACGTCGACGCCCGCCGCACAGATGCCATCCGTCTTCGCCTCCGCCGACATCGTCATCGACCAGTTCCGGGCCGGATCCTACGGCGTCGCGGCCTGCGAGGCCATGGCCTCCGGCCGAGTGGTCGTGGGCCATGTCATGCCCCTCGCGCGCGAGTTCATCACCCGGCAGACGGGTCTCGAGCTGCCGATCGTGGAGGCCACCCCCGATACGCTCCGCACGGTCGTCGAAGAGCTGGCCGCCGACCCCGCTCGGGCGCGCGAGATCGCGGAGGCCGGCCGTCGGTACGTCTCCGCCGTGCACTCCGGGGCCGAGAGCGCCCGCGCGCTGGTCGAGCGCTGGATCGGGGCCTGA